The following nucleotide sequence is from Thermococcus sp..
TGATGGCGCCGCCGCCCGGACTCGAACCGGGGACCGCCGGATTAACAGTCCGGCGCTCTACCAACTAAGCTACGGCGGCACGACCCAATGTAGGGAATACTGGGCGCGTTTATAAATCTTACGGTGAGGATAGGGGGTGTGTGGGAAGTTTGACTCCCCGCCTGTTGGGCTAAGCCCTGAGACTGAAATGGAGCCCCGGGCGGGATTTGAACCCGCGACCGGCGGATTACAAGTCCGCCGCCCCGCCAGGCTAGGCTACCGGGGCACGGTCTAAAAGCCGTGGGGTAGATTATAAAGTTTTCGTCGGGTCACGGCGAGAAATTATGAAGTAGGGGAAGTCAGTAATCGATCTCCCCCCTCTCCTGCAGTTCTCTGTACATACGCCAGGTTATAACGGGTTTTTTCACAGCTAGAACATCATCCACCCGCTTGATCGTCGCGTTGTGCGGTGCGCCCTTGACGACCTCCGGGTTGCTGTAAGCCTCCTCGCTTATCCTCTTTAGAGCTTCAACGTACGCGTCGAGTTCCTCCCTGCTGACGGTCTCGGTGGGTTCTATCATGAGTGCCTCGTGGACTATCAGCGGGAAGTATATGGTCGGCGCGTGCATCCCGAAGTCAAGGAGCCTCTTCGCCACATCAAGGGCCTTAACCCCGGTCTCCTTCTTCATGGGCTCGGCGCTGAACACAACCTCGTGCTTCCTGAGCTCCTTATGGGGCAGCTCGTAGCCGCGCGTGCCCTTCAGTCTCTGGGCCAGGTAGTTGGCATTGAGAACCGCTATCTCGCTGGCCTCCCTGAGCCCGTCCCTGCCCATTATCTTGAGGTAAGTAAGGGCCCTGACCATCACCGCGAAGTTGCCGTAGAGCTCCTTCACCTTGCCTATGCTCTTGGGTACGTCGTAGTCGAGGTAGTAACGGTCGTTCTCTTCATCGTAGCCCACGAGCGGAACCGGCAGGTAGTCCTTGAGGAATTCCTTGACTCCGACCGGCCCGCTTCCTGGTCCGCCACCGCCATGCGGGGTCGAGAACGTCTTGTGAA
It contains:
- the gcvPB gene encoding aminomethyl-transferring glycine dehydrogenase subunit GcvPB; amino-acid sequence: AGLMLTNPNTLGIFEDEILEIAEIVHKAGGLLYYDGANLNAVLGKVRPGDMGFDVVHLNLHKTFSTPHGGGGPGSGPVGVKEFLKDYLPVPLVGYDEENDRYYLDYDVPKSIGKVKELYGNFAVMVRALTYLKIMGRDGLREASEIAVLNANYLAQRLKGTRGYELPHKELRKHEVVFSAEPMKKETGVKALDVAKRLLDFGMHAPTIYFPLIVHEALMIEPTETVSREELDAYVEALKRISEEAYSNPEVVKGAPHNATIKRVDDVLAVKKPVITWRMYRELQERGEIDY